ACGTGGTTCGCGGTCGGCAGGATGAAGCGGTACGGGAGCGCCGTGTTGGGCGCGATCGCCGTCGGCGTCGCGAAGCTCTCGCGGTAGCGGCCGCGAAAGATGTCCATCGACACCGGCAACTGGTAGCCGCCCATCTCGGGCTGGCTGGGCATTTCGTCCGGGTAGACGTCGATGAGCTTCACCACCCAGTCGCTGTCGCTCCCGCTCGTGGAGGCCACCAGGTTCACGAGTGGCACGCCGCTGATTCGCACCGGGTCGGTGAGCACGGGCGTCACGTAGCTCACGACATCCGTGCGATCGGCCACGGTGCGCTGGTCGGTCAGCAGCCACCGCTGCCAGAGCGCGCCATTCGAGAACTGCACGGGGCGCGGCAGGTAGGGCACGGGCTTGGACGGGTCCGACACGTACTCGTCGAAGCTCCCGGCGGCACCGGTCGCGCCGGCAGCGGGCGCGGTGAACGACAGCCCCTGGCCGGCCGTGAAGTACAACGGCTGTGACGTGGCCGCGCAATCCTTGGCGCACGACAACGGCCAACGCGGCAAGCGATCCCAGTGGTTATCCCCCGTGTTGTAGATGAATACCGGCGGCGTGTCGGCCTTGGGCGCGCCTGGCTTCAGGTACTGGTCGAAGAACGGCTTCAGCACGTCGCGGCGGAACTGCAGTGCCGTATCGCCCTCGAACTTCAGCGGCCCGAGCGACGCCCCCTCGTAGTTCACACCGCTGTGGCGCCACGGTCCCATCACCAGGTAGTTCAGGTCGTTGCGCGTGTCCTTCGACTCAATGGCCTGGTAGGTCTGAATCGCGCCCCACATGTCTTCCTGGTCCCAGATGCCCTGAATCCACATCGTCGGCACGGTCATGGGCTGCTTCGCCATGATCTTGTCGAGCGCCTGTTCCTGCCAGAAGTGATCGTAGGCGGGATGCTCCGACACCTTGCGCCACATGGGCAGCTGTTCGAGACCCGCGGCGCGGGCGTAGTCGCCCGCGGAGCCGGCGCGCCGGAAGGTCTCGTAGTCGTCGGTGCCGGGCCGGATGATGGTGCTGCCGCCGCCGCGCGCGGTGGTCTGGCCGCTGAAGAAGTCGAAGTTGGTCTGGCGGAAGGCGCCGAAGTGGAACCAGTCGTCGCCCATCCAGCCGTCGACCATCGGGCTCATCGGGGCGGCGACCTTGAGCGCCGGGTGAGGATTGACGAGCGCCATCACCACGGTGAAGCCCTCGTAGGAGCTGCCGAGCATGCCGACGCGGCCGTTGCCTTCGGGCACGTTCTTCACCAGCCACTCGATGGTGTCGTAGGCATCGGTCGAGTGGTCGGTGTTGGTCGGGTTGAGCGGACCGCGCAGGGGCCGCGTCATCAAGTAGTCGCCTTCCGACTCGTACTTCCCGCGCACGTCCTGGAACACACGGATGTAGCCGTCGGCCACGAACACTTCATCGCCCTGCGGCAGCGTGCCGAGCATCGTCGCTGACGGGGAGCGCGTCGCGCGGCCGGCCGCGTTGTAGGGCGTGCGCGTCATGATGATCGGCGCGTTCTTCGCGCCCCTGGGCACGACGATCACGGTGTAAAGCTTCACGCCGTCGCGCATGGGGATCATCGCCACGCGCTTCTCATAGTCGAAGCCGGTGGTCGGCCGCGTGAACGTGGCGGGGATGTCCGGCAGCGTGATGGGCGTCTGCGCCCAGGCCGCGGGCGAGACGACAAGGAGCAGGGCGGCCGCCAGGCCAGACCGAAGGTATGTCGAGGTCAACATCGGTCCAGTGTAGCGGCCTTTCAGCTGGTCGTCGGGGCCGTGTACTGGACTTCTTTGGCCTTGAGCGGCTCGGCGCCGTCGCCGGCGTTCACGACAATGCGCAGCCCCACCTTGAGGTCGGCCTGCGAGCCCTTCTGCTTGCCGCGCTTGAACGAGGTGGTCGGGGTGACCTCGAACGTCGCGGCCTTGCCCTCGGTGGTCTTCATCGACACCTTGTTGCCGTCAATGGCGGTGATGGTGCCCATCAACTTGTGTTCGTGACCGGGGTGCGCGAACGCGGCGGCGGGAACCAGCAGGGCCAGGACGAGGGCGACGAGGACGATGCGCTTCATTCCGGTAGGGTAACAGATCTCCGCGCCAGGTCGAGGACGGCCTCCGCCGACCACCCGGCCGCCCGCAGGTCGCGGACGCCAGTGGCACCGTCGGATTTGCTGAGCTTTTCGGTGGCCGACTTCATGACCAGGGCGTGATGGGCAAACCGCGGCATCACGCCACGGCCGAGCAGGCGCGCCAGGCGAATCTGCCGGCCCGTGGACGGCAACAGGTCCACGCCGCGAATGACGTCGGTGATCTTCTGCAAGTGATCGTCCACGGTGACCGCGAACTGGTAGGTCCAGTTGCCCAGCCGATCGCGCACCAGCAGGTCGCCGCACTGCGCCGACGGGTCCTGTACCTGCGGCCCGCACATCTCGTCGAAGAAGCGCTCCACGCCCGGCGCCATCCTCACCCGCCACCCGACATCGTCTGTGAGCGGGATGTCACGATCGCGGCAGGTGTTCGGATAGCGCAGCTCCGAAGTGGACTGGTCGCCGGTCACCGCCAGTATCTCGGCGCGCGAGCAGGCACAGCCATAGACCAGTTCACGGTCGATTAGCGGTTGCAGCGCTTTGCGATACAGCCCGTCTCGTTCGCTCTGCCGGACGACAGGGCCGGAGTGGTGGAAGCCGAGCCAGGCGAGGTCCTCGAGAATGGCGGCGTCGAATTCGGGCCGGCACCGCTGGCGGTCGTGGTCCTCGATGCGGAGCAGGACCTGGCCGTCGCGATCGTGCGCGGCCGTCCAGACGTGGAGGGCGTTGACGACGTGTCCCAGGTGAAGGAAGCCGGTCGGAGCCGGCGCGAACCGTGTAATCACGCGCCACTGAAGGATACCCTGCCGCCGGTCGATGCCGCATTTGCGCCGTTCGGTCCCTGGGCACCGACCGCGGCGCCCGGGATTGGCGTATAACCCAAGAGTCGGATGATTCTCGTCAGCCTGATCTTCCTGTTCGTCTACCTGTTCGGCGCCTATGCGTATGGGGCCGCGACGGTGATTGCCGTGAGCCAGGCCACCCCGGTCTGGGGTCCCTACCGGCGCTATGCCGCCGGGATGCGGCAACGCATCGACAAGGCCAGCCTGGCGCTGTTCACGATCAGCACCATCTGGTTTATCCAGCACGCGCTCATCGAGTTCCGCAACCTGATGGGGGACGCGACGGCGGGCTGGCTCGACCTGAGCACGCTGGTCGTCGTCTATTTCTTCCCGCCGGTGATCATGCACACGGTCTACCTGGAGTCGCAGTGCGAAGGCGTCTCGCGGCCGGCGGCCGCCGCCAGGCGGCTGCTGGGCGCGATGTACGTGCTCTCGCCCGCGGTCGGGGCCTACATCATCGCGGCCATCTTCGACCTGGTGCCGCGGCCGCAGCCGCTCAACGCCTGGATCGGGATCTCGATCGGCCTGCTGTTCACGGGGGCCAGCCTCTACTCCACCGTGCTCATGCTGCGACGCCCGCGGCCCTCGCGCACACCCGATCAGCAGCGCCTGCGCACCGTGATGATCTTCCTGTTCATCGGGTTGAGCGGCACGTTCCTGGCGCTGATGATCATGCGCGAGCAGCGCCTGCTGGTCGAGATCCTCGACCGCGTGTCGCGATCCGCGCCCGTCTATTTCCTGATCGCCTCGGTCTACTTCGAGAACCGGTTCGAGTTCTACGATCTCGTGGTCAAGCGGGCGCTCCTGCTCCTGCTGAGCGTGGTCGCCCTCGGCCTGTTCCTGGCCGTGGCGTTGCCGTACCTCGAACTGCTGCCCGGCGGCGGCGCCCGGCCGTGGCTGTTTGCCGTGGCGCTCGCGCCAATCGCGATGGTCATGCCGTGGCTGCATGCGCGCCTCGAGCGCTGGCTCGACCGCATGTGGCTGGGCCGGGAGTTCACGACGGTGGAGGCGGTCAAGCACGTGCTCGCGGCCATGCAGCCGGCGACCGATGAGCAGACCCTGGTGAGTGCCACCGAGTCGAAGCTGTCCGAGATCTTCGGCGCGCGCATCGCCGTGCTGATCGGCGACCAGGCGCCGCCAGAAGGCCTGACGATCGAAGCCGAAGTCGCCATGCCCACGCCGGTGTCGGGATACGCCGTGCGGATCGCCGTGCTGCGCGTGCCGGGCATGCGCCGCATCCTCAGTGAAGACCTCGCCTTGCTGCGCTCGCTGGCCGGCGTGTTCGGGTTCATGCTCGAGAACCTGCGGCTGCAGCGCCGGCGGCAGGAGCAGGACCTGATCGCCCAGGACCTGCGCCTGCAGTCGAGCAAGTCCGAGCTCAAGGCCCTGCGCGCGCAGATCAACCCGCATTTCCTGTTCAACGCGCTGAACGCCATTGCCTCGCTG
This sequence is a window from Vicinamibacterales bacterium. Protein-coding genes within it:
- a CDS encoding CocE/NonD family hydrolase, encoding MLTSTYLRSGLAAALLLVVSPAAWAQTPITLPDIPATFTRPTTGFDYEKRVAMIPMRDGVKLYTVIVVPRGAKNAPIIMTRTPYNAAGRATRSPSATMLGTLPQGDEVFVADGYIRVFQDVRGKYESEGDYLMTRPLRGPLNPTNTDHSTDAYDTIEWLVKNVPEGNGRVGMLGSSYEGFTVVMALVNPHPALKVAAPMSPMVDGWMGDDWFHFGAFRQTNFDFFSGQTTARGGGSTIIRPGTDDYETFRRAGSAGDYARAAGLEQLPMWRKVSEHPAYDHFWQEQALDKIMAKQPMTVPTMWIQGIWDQEDMWGAIQTYQAIESKDTRNDLNYLVMGPWRHSGVNYEGASLGPLKFEGDTALQFRRDVLKPFFDQYLKPGAPKADTPPVFIYNTGDNHWDRLPRWPLSCAKDCAATSQPLYFTAGQGLSFTAPAAGATGAAGSFDEYVSDPSKPVPYLPRPVQFSNGALWQRWLLTDQRTVADRTDVVSYVTPVLTDPVRISGVPLVNLVASTSGSDSDWVVKLIDVYPDEMPSQPEMGGYQLPVSMDIFRGRYRESFATPTAIAPNTALPYRFILPTANHVFQPGHRILVQVQSSWFPLYDRNPQTFVPNIFFAKPGDYVKATQRIYHAPGAASFIELPIVPVKP
- a CDS encoding glutamate--tRNA ligase family protein is translated as MITRFAPAPTGFLHLGHVVNALHVWTAAHDRDGQVLLRIEDHDRQRCRPEFDAAILEDLAWLGFHHSGPVVRQSERDGLYRKALQPLIDRELVYGCACSRAEILAVTGDQSTSELRYPNTCRDRDIPLTDDVGWRVRMAPGVERFFDEMCGPQVQDPSAQCGDLLVRDRLGNWTYQFAVTVDDHLQKITDVIRGVDLLPSTGRQIRLARLLGRGVMPRFAHHALVMKSATEKLSKSDGATGVRDLRAAGWSAEAVLDLARRSVTLPE
- a CDS encoding histidine kinase — translated: MILVSLIFLFVYLFGAYAYGAATVIAVSQATPVWGPYRRYAAGMRQRIDKASLALFTISTIWFIQHALIEFRNLMGDATAGWLDLSTLVVVYFFPPVIMHTVYLESQCEGVSRPAAAARRLLGAMYVLSPAVGAYIIAAIFDLVPRPQPLNAWIGISIGLLFTGASLYSTVLMLRRPRPSRTPDQQRLRTVMIFLFIGLSGTFLALMIMREQRLLVEILDRVSRSAPVYFLIASVYFENRFEFYDLVVKRALLLLLSVVALGLFLAVALPYLELLPGGGARPWLFAVALAPIAMVMPWLHARLERWLDRMWLGREFTTVEAVKHVLAAMQPATDEQTLVSATESKLSEIFGARIAVLIGDQAPPEGLTIEAEVAMPTPVSGYAVRIAVLRVPGMRRILSEDLALLRSLAGVFGFMLENLRLQRRRQEQDLIAQDLRLQSSKSELKALRAQINPHFLFNALNAIASLIHTDPARADEAVEQLAEVFRYTLRRSDSEWAPLDQELTFARAYLDVEQARFGQRLTCTIDSDHLPPAPHIPSMLLQTLIENAVKHGVSQTREPGRIEVIVRTVSDRVTLEVRNTGPGAQAFGPGPRDGAGFGLHSVRERLKGHFGDGATFALTRDENAGVTIARITMPHVRMAA